One window of the Colletotrichum destructivum chromosome 6, complete sequence genome contains the following:
- a CDS encoding Putative glucose-methanol-choline oxidoreductase, FAD/NAD(P)-binding domain superfamily, translating into MSLSDAIFDYVIVGSGTAGLVMTNKLSAKGDVTVAVIEAGTFYQITNPVIGNTPAGETLFAGSSPLDTNPLVDWNFVTQAQAGANNRRIHYARVKCLGGSTVPSSLIQSGQTPSVMTATPGTRYPRISRRASSSHHPVLLALLMPVQSIAPTLSPAGGPLDVSYANYAQPFSTYLEPSLNEIGILQAQDFNSDELMGAQYCTDTIQPDSQKRESSQTSFLGEAIGRKNLKVYQLSLAKKILFDNNKRATGVVVSSNLGLTTYTLKAQKEVILSAGAFQSPQLLFIWQRPGVDKHIEDHVFFGPTWRVKVQTLTRLANDLIYTAAQFAIPYSILKQGPLTNPVYDFLGWEKTPRDLISAEAAAVLDNELPPDWPEIEYLTAPGYVGDFANLLLTQPKDGYQYATTLGGLVAPLSKGTVTLASADTKCRNISCPAAGRMTRVPGRLHIGLWRPWQ; encoded by the exons ATGAGTCTCTCCGACGCGATTTTCGACTATGTCATTGTTGGCAGTGGCACTGCTGGTCTCGTGATGACCAATAAGCTGAGCGCCAAGGGCGATGTCACGGTTGCTGTCATCGAAGCCGGCACATTCTACCAGATCACCAACCCTGTCATCGGTAACACGCCCGCTGGCGAAACTCTGTTTGCTGGATCCAGTCCGCTCGACACCAACCCGCTCGTTGATTGGAATTTCGTTACCCAAGCCCAAGCCGGAGCCAACAACCGTCGCATCCACTATGCTCGTGTTAAATGCCTCGGTGGGAG CACGGTACCAAGCAGTCTTATCCAAAGTGGGCAGACGCCGTCGGTGATGACAGCTACACCTGGGACGCGCTATCCCCGCATTTCAAGAAGAGCGTCAAGTTCACACCACCCGGTTCTTCTCGCTCTTCTAATGCCAGTGCAGAGTATAGCCCCGACGCTTTCTCCTGCGGGAGGACCTCTTGATGTCTCTTACGCCAACTATGCCCAGCCATTCAGCACTTACCTCGAGCCCTCGCTCAACGAGATCGGCATCCTCCAAGCCCAAGACTTCAACAGTGACGAGCTGATGGGCGCCCAGTACTGTACTGATACCATTCAACCCGACTCTCAGAAGCGTGAATCCAGTCAGACGtccttcctcggcgaggccatcgGCCGCAAGAACCTGAAGGTCTACCAGTTATCTCTTGCTAAAAAGATTCTCTTCGACAATAACAAGAGAGCCAcaggcgtcgtcgtctcttcCAACCTTGGTCTGACCACTTACACTCTTAAGGCCCAAAAAGAGGTCATCCTATCCGCCGGCGCTTTCCAGAGCCCCCAGCTTCTGTTTATCTGGC AGCGCCCTGGTGTCGATAAACACATAGAGGACCACGTCTTCTTTGGTCCCACGTGGCGTGTCAAGGTCCAGACTCTGACCCGTCTTGCCAACGACCTGATCTACACTGCTGCTCAGTTCGCTATACCCTACAGTATACTCAAGCAGGGTCCACTTACCAACCCGGTCTACGATTTCCTTGGCTGGGAGAAGACGCCTCGCGATCTCATCTCTGCGGAAGCCGCTGCTGTTCTCGACAACGAGCTCCCTCCCGACTGGCCTGAGATCGAGTATCTGACCGCGCCGGGTTACGTTGGTGACTTTGCCAATCTTCTCCTCACCCAACCCAAGGACGGATATCAGTATGCCACCACCCTCGGCGGTCTGGTCGCTCCTCTCTCCAAGGGTACTGTCACCCTTGCATCAGCCGACACTAAGTGTCGGAACAttagctgtccggccgccggccggatgacTCGTGTGCCCGGAAGGCTACACATCGGCCTCTGGCGGCCGTGGCAATAA
- a CDS encoding Putative 2EXR domain-containing protein, whose protein sequence is MCGNNDAAEFYSFSKLPVELRLNVWRLSLPATRVVSIRCVTMPLSEASDSSWGTSPARIPANLHVCRESRQEASKYYKLRFEVAGPPKVYFDPEVDILHFGPASGFMASSAQYFTVMCLCGPSDLKDIRHLAIDESVLSNGIVKGAEAHLTARTIRQLPLRMPNLKRLDFVRNEAASVPQNLPVLAETEDYHRNFQKLVESTMRRIAGESPNWEVPPWRIATLQLEPGSKLLLGST, encoded by the exons ATGTGTGGAAATAACGACGCGGCAGAGTTT TACTCATTTTCCAAGCTTCCAGTCGAACTCCGATTAAACGTTTGGCGTCTAAGCCTTCCAGCAACCCGAGTCGTGTCCATTCGATGTGTCACAATGCCGCTATCCGAAGCAAGCGACTCAAGCTGGGGAACGTCACCAGCAAGAATACCAGCAAACTTGCATGTCTGCCGCGAATCTAGGCAAGAGGCTTCAAAATACTATAAGTTACGATTCGAAGTGGCAGGGCCGCCAAAAGTTTATTTCGATCCGGAGGTTGATATCTTGCATTTTGGCCCAGCTAGTGGATtcatggcgtcgtcggcacAATACTTTACAGTCATGTGCTTGTGTGGCCCATCAGACTTGAAAGACATTCGTCACTTGGCTATTGATGAGTCTGTTCTGAGCAACGGAATTgtcaagggcgccgaggctCATTTAACCGCACGAACCATTCGTCAACTCCCATTACGCATGCCCAATCTGAAGAGGCTTGATTTTGTGCGCAACGAGGCTGCTTCCGTCCCTCAGAATCTACCAGTGCTTGCAGAAACAGAAGACTATCACCGGAATTTTCAAAAGTTAGTCGAAAGCACAATGCGGCGAATTGCTGGGGAGTCTCCGAATTGGGAAGTTCCTCCTTGGCGTATAGCAACGCTGCAGCTGGAACCTGGGAGTAAGTTGTTGTTGGGCAGCACCTGA